From the Equus przewalskii isolate Varuska chromosome 19, EquPr2, whole genome shotgun sequence genome, one window contains:
- the EHMT2 gene encoding histone-lysine N-methyltransferase EHMT2 isoform X3 produces the protein MAAAAGAAAAAAAEGEAPAEMGALVLEKEPRGATERVHGSLGDTPRSEETLPKANPDSLEPAGPSSPASVTVTVGDEGADTPVGATPLIGEEPENLEGDGDLHGGRILLGHATKSFPSSPSKGSACPSRAKMSMTGAGKSPPSVQSLAMRLLSMPGAQGAVAAGPEPPPATAGPEGPPKVHRARKTMSKPGNGQPPVPEKRPPEVQHFRMSDDVHSLGKVTSDVAKRRKLNAGGGLSEELGSARGSGEVTLEKGDPGSLEEWETVVGDDFSLYYDSYSVDERVDSDSKSEVEALAEQLSEEEEEEEEEEEEEEEEEEEEEEEEEDEESGNQSDRSGSSGRRKAKKKWRKDSPWVKPSRKRRKREPPRAKEPRGVSNDTSSLETERGFEELPLCSCRMEAPKIDRISERAGHKCMATESVDGELSGCNAAILKRETMRPSSRVALMVLCETHRARMVKHHCCPGCGYFCTAGTFLECHPDFRVAHRFHKACVSQLNGMVFCPHCGEDASEAQEVTIPRGDGVTPPAGTAAPAPPPLAQDAPGRADTSQPSARMRGHGEPRRPPCDPLADTIDSSGPSLTLPNGGCLSAVGLPPGPGREALEKALVIQESERRKKLRFHPRQLYLSVKQGELQKVILMLLDNLDPNFQSDQQSKRTPLHAAAQKGSVEICHVLLQAGANINAVDKQQRTPLMEAVVNNHLEVARYMVQRGGCVYSKEEDGSTCLHHAAKIGNLEMVSLLLSTGQVDVNAQDSGGWTPIIWAAEHKHIEVIRMLLTRGADVTLTDNEENICLHWASFTGSAAIAEVLLNARCDLHAVNYHGDTPLHIAARESYHDCVLLFLSRGANPELRNKEGDTAWDLTPERSDVWFALQLNRKLRLGVGNRAIRTERIICRDVARGYENVPIPCVNGVDGEPCPEDYKYISENCETSTMNIDRNITHLQHCTCVDDCSSSNCLCGQLSIRCWYDKDGRLLQEFNKIEPPLIFECNQACSCWRNCKNRVVQSGIKVRLQLYRTAKMGWGVRALQTIPQGTFICEYVGELISDAEADVREDDSYLFDLDNKDGEVYCIDARYYGNISRFINHLCDPNIIPVRVFMLHQDLRFPRIAFFSSRDIRTGEELGFDYGDRFWDIKSKYFTCQCGSEKCKHSAEAIALEQSRLARLDPHPELLPELSSLPPVNP, from the exons atggcggcggcggcgggagctgCAGCGGCGGCGGCCGCCGAG GGGGAGGCCCCTGCTGAGATGGGGGCGCTGGTGCTGGAGAAGGAGCCCAGAGGAGCCACCGAGAGAG TTCATGGCTCTTTGGGGGACACCCCTCGTAGTGAGGAGACTCTGCCCAAGGCCAACCCTGACTCCCTGGAGCCTGCTGGCCCCTCATCCCCAGCCTCTGTCACCGTGACCGTCGGCGATGAGGGGGCTGACACCCCTGTAGGGGCCACACCACTTATCGGGGAAGAACCTGAGAATCTCGAGGGAGATGGGGACCTCCATGGGGGCCGCATCCTGCTGG GCCATGCCACAAAGTCGTTCCCGTCTTCCCCCAGCAAGGGGAGTGCCTGTCCCAGCCGGGCCAAGATGTCAATGACAGGGGCTGGAAAATCACCCCCATCAGTCCAAAGTTTGGCTATGAGGCTGCTGAGTATGCCAGGGGCTCAGGGGGCAGTGGCAGCAGGACCTGAACCCCCTCCTGCTACAGCCGGCCCAGAGGGGCCACCCAAGGTCCACCGAGCCAGGAAAACCATGTCCAAACCCGGCAACGGACAG CCCCCAGTCCCTGAGAAGCGGCCCCCTGAAGTGCAGCATTTCCGCATGAGTGATGACGTGCACTCCCTGGGGAAGGTCACCTCAG ATGTGGCCAAGAGGAGGAAGCTGAACGCAGGAGGTGGCCTG TCAGAGGAGTTGGGCTCTGCCCGGGGTTCGGGAGAAGTGACCCTGGAGAAGGGAGACCCTGggtccctggaggagtgggagacAGTAGTGGGTGACGACTTCAGCCTCTACTATGATTCCTACTCTGTAGATGAGCGTGTGGACTCTGACAGCAAG TCTGAGGTTGAAGCTCTCGCTGAACAACTGagcgaggaagaggaggaggaggaagaggaagaagaggaagaagaagaggaagaggaggaagaagaggaagaagaagaagatgaggagTCAGGCAATCAGTCAGACAGA agtGGTTCCAGCGGCCGGCGCAAAGCCAAGAAGAAATGGCGGAAGGACAGCCCCTGGGTGAAGCCATCACGGAAACGGCGGAAGCGGGAGCCTCCGAGGGCCAAGGAGCCACGAG GGGTGTCCAATGACACGTCTTCACTGGAGACTGAGCGCGGGTTTGAGGAGTTGCCCCTCTGCAGCTGCCGCATGGAGGCGCCCAAGATTGACCGCATCAGCGAGAGAGCGGGGCACAAGTGCATGGCCACGGAGAGTGTGGATGGAGAG CTGTCAGGCTGCAATGCTGCAATCCTCAAGCGGGAGACCATGAGGCCATCAAGCCGAGTGGCACTGATGGTGCTCTGTGAGACCCACCGCGCCCGCATGGTCAAACACCACTGCTGCCCGGGCTGTGGCTACTTCTGTACAGCG GGCACCTTCCTGGAGTGCCACCCCGACTTCCGTGTGGCCCACCGCTTCCACAAGGCCTGTGTGTCCCAGCTGAATGGGATGGTTTTCTGTCCTCACTGTGGGGAGGACGCATCTGAAGCCCAGGAGGTGACCATCCCCCGGGGAGACGGGGTGACCCCACCAGCCGGCACTGCcgcccctgcccccccacccctggcccaggATGCCCCTGGAAGAGCAGACACTTCCCAGCCCAG CGCCCGGATGCGAGGGCATGGGGAGCCCCGGCGCCCACCCTGTGACCCTCTGGCTGACACCATCGACAGCTCAGGGCCCTCCCTGACCCTGCCCAATGGGGGCTGCCTCTCAGCCGTGGGGCTGCCACCTGGGCCAGGCCGGGAGGCCCTGGAGAAGGCCCTGGTCATCCAGGAGTCAGAGAG GCGGAAGAAACTCCGTTTCCACCCCCGGCAGTTGTACCTGTCAGTGAAGCAGGGGGAGCTGCAGAAGGTGATCCTCATGCTGT TGGACAACCTGGACCCCAACTTCCAGAGCGACCAGCAGAGCAAGCGCACGCCTCTGCATGCAGCCGCCCAGAAGGGCTCCGTGGAGATCTGCCACGTGCTGCTGCAG GCTGGAGCCAATATCAATGCAGTGGACAAGCAGCAGCGGACGCCGCTGATGGAGGCCGTGGTGAACAACCACCTGGAGGTTGCACGCTACATGGTACAGCGCGGTGGCTGTGTCTACAGCAAG GAGGAAGACGGTTCCACCTGTCTCCACCACGCAGCCAAAATTGGGAACTTGGAGATGGTCAGCCTGCTGCTCAGCACAGGACAGGTGGACGTCAATGCCCAG GACAGTGGGGGGTGGACACCCATCATCTGGGCCGCAGAGCACAAGCACATCGAGGTGATCCGCATGCTGCTGACACGGGGCGCTGACGTCACCCTCACGGACAAC gAGGAAAACATCTGCCTGCACTGGGCTTCCTTCACCGGCAGTGCCGCCATCGCCGAGGTGCTACTGAACGCCCGCTGCGACCTCCATGCTGTGAACTACCATGGGGACACGCCCCTGCACATCGCAGCCCGGGAGAGCTACCACGACTGCGTGCT gTTGTTCCTGTCACGTGGGGCAAACCCTGAACTTCGGAACAAGGAGGGGGACACAGCATGGGACCTGACTCCTGAGCGCTCTGACGTGTGGTTTGCACTCCAGCTCAACCGCAAGCTTCGGCTCGGGGTGGGAAATCGGGCCATCCGCACGGAGAGGATCATCTGCCG GGATGTGGCTCGGGGCTACGAGAATGTGCCCATTCCCTGTGTCAACGGCGTGGACGGGGAGCCCTGCCCCGAGGATTACAAGTACATCTCAGAGAACTGCGAGACGTCCACCATGAACATCGACCGCAACATCACCCACCTGCAG CACTGCACGTGTGTGGACGACTGCTCCAGCTCCAACTGCCTGTGTGGCCAGCTCAGCATCCGCTGCTGGTATGATAAG GACGGGCGGCTGCTCCAGGAATTTAACAAGATCGAGCCGCCGCTGATTTTTGAGTGTAACCAGGCGTGCTCCTGCTGGAGGAACTGCAAGAACCGCGTAGTGCAGAGCGGCATCAA GGTGCGACTGCAGCTCTACCGAACAGCCAAGATGGGCTGGGGGGTGCGCGCCCTGCAGACCATCCCCCAGGGGACCTTCATCTGCGA GTATGTCGGGGAGCTGATCTCCGATGCTGAGGCCGATGTGAGAGAGGATGATTCTTATCTCTTCGACTTAGACAACAAG GATGGAGAGGTGTACTGCATTGATGCTCGTTACTATGGCAACATCAGCCGCTTCATCAACCACCTGTGTGACCCCAACATCATCCCCGTCCGGGTCTTCATGCTGCACCAAGACCTGCGATTTCCACGCATTGCCTTCTTCAGTTCCCGAGACATCCGGactggggaggagctggg GTTTGACTATGGTGACCGCTTCTGGGACATCAAAAGCAAATATTTCACCTGCCAGTGTGGCTCTGAGAAGTGCAAGCACTCAGCCGAGGCCATCGCCCTGGAGCAGAGCCGCCTGGCCCGCCTGGACCCCCACCCTGAGCTGCTGCCTGAGCTCAGCTCCCTGCCCCCCGTCAACCCCTGA
- the EHMT2 gene encoding histone-lysine N-methyltransferase EHMT2 isoform X4 — translation MAAAAGAAAAAAAEGEAPAEMGALVLEKEPRGATERVHGSLGDTPRSEETLPKANPDSLEPAGPSSPASVTVTVGDEGADTPVGATPLIGEEPENLEGDGDLHGGRILLGHATKSFPSSPSKGSACPSRAKMSMTGAGKSPPSVQSLAMRLLSMPGAQGAVAAGPEPPPATAGPEGPPKVHRARKTMSKPGNGQPPVPEKRPPEVQHFRMSDDVHSLGKVTSDVAKRRKLNAGGGLSEELGSARGSGEVTLEKGDPGSLEEWETVVGDDFSLYYDSYSVDERVDSDSKSEVEALAEQLSEEEEEEEEEEEEEEEEEEEEEEEEEDEESGNQSDRSGSSGRRKAKKKWRKDSPWVKPSRKRRKREPPRAKEPRGVNGVGSSGPSEYMEVPLGSLELPSEGTLSPNHAGVSNDTSSLETERGFEELPLCSCRMEAPKIDRISERAGHKCMATESVDGELSGCNAAILKRETMRPSSRVALMVLCETHRARMVKHHCCPGCGYFCTAGTFLECHPDFRVAHRFHKACVSQLNGMVFCPHCGEDASEAQEVTIPRGDGVTPPAGTAAPAPPPLAQDAPGRADTSQPSARMRGHGEPRRPPCDPLADTIDSSGPSLTLPNGGCLSAVGLPPGPGREALEKALVIQESERRKKLRFHPRQLYLSVKQGELQKVILMLLDNLDPNFQSDQQSKRTPLHAAAQKGSVEICHVLLQAGANINAVDKQQRTPLMEAVVNNHLEVARYMVQRGGCVYSKEEDGSTCLHHAAKIGNLEMVSLLLSTGQVDVNAQDSGGWTPIIWAAEHKHIEVIRMLLTRGADVTLTDNEENICLHWASFTGSAAIAEVLLNARCDLHAVNYHGDTPLHIAARESYHDCVLLFLSRGANPELRNKEGDTAWDLTPERSDVWFALQLNRKLRLGVGNRAIRTERIICRDVARGYENVPIPCVNGVDGEPCPEDYKYISENCETSTMNIDRNITHLQHCTCVDDCSSSNCLCGQLSIRCWYDKDGRLLQEFNKIEPPLIFECNQACSCWRNCKNRVVQSGIKVRLQLYRTAKMGWGVRALQTIPQGTFICEYVGELISDAEADVREDDSYLFDLDNKDGEVYCIDARYYGNISRFINHLCDPNIIPVRVFMLHQDLRFPRIAFFSSRDIRTGEELGFDYGDRFWDIKSKYFTCQCGSEKCKHSAEAIALEQSRLARLDPHPELLPELSSLPPVNP, via the exons atggcggcggcggcgggagctgCAGCGGCGGCGGCCGCCGAG GGGGAGGCCCCTGCTGAGATGGGGGCGCTGGTGCTGGAGAAGGAGCCCAGAGGAGCCACCGAGAGAG TTCATGGCTCTTTGGGGGACACCCCTCGTAGTGAGGAGACTCTGCCCAAGGCCAACCCTGACTCCCTGGAGCCTGCTGGCCCCTCATCCCCAGCCTCTGTCACCGTGACCGTCGGCGATGAGGGGGCTGACACCCCTGTAGGGGCCACACCACTTATCGGGGAAGAACCTGAGAATCTCGAGGGAGATGGGGACCTCCATGGGGGCCGCATCCTGCTGG GCCATGCCACAAAGTCGTTCCCGTCTTCCCCCAGCAAGGGGAGTGCCTGTCCCAGCCGGGCCAAGATGTCAATGACAGGGGCTGGAAAATCACCCCCATCAGTCCAAAGTTTGGCTATGAGGCTGCTGAGTATGCCAGGGGCTCAGGGGGCAGTGGCAGCAGGACCTGAACCCCCTCCTGCTACAGCCGGCCCAGAGGGGCCACCCAAGGTCCACCGAGCCAGGAAAACCATGTCCAAACCCGGCAACGGACAG CCCCCAGTCCCTGAGAAGCGGCCCCCTGAAGTGCAGCATTTCCGCATGAGTGATGACGTGCACTCCCTGGGGAAGGTCACCTCAG ATGTGGCCAAGAGGAGGAAGCTGAACGCAGGAGGTGGCCTG TCAGAGGAGTTGGGCTCTGCCCGGGGTTCGGGAGAAGTGACCCTGGAGAAGGGAGACCCTGggtccctggaggagtgggagacAGTAGTGGGTGACGACTTCAGCCTCTACTATGATTCCTACTCTGTAGATGAGCGTGTGGACTCTGACAGCAAG TCTGAGGTTGAAGCTCTCGCTGAACAACTGagcgaggaagaggaggaggaggaagaggaagaagaggaagaagaagaggaagaggaggaagaagaggaagaagaagaagatgaggagTCAGGCAATCAGTCAGACAGA agtGGTTCCAGCGGCCGGCGCAAAGCCAAGAAGAAATGGCGGAAGGACAGCCCCTGGGTGAAGCCATCACGGAAACGGCGGAAGCGGGAGCCTCCGAGGGCCAAGGAGCCACGAG GAGTGAATGGTGTGGGCTCCTCAGGCCCCAGTGAGTACATGGAGGTCCCTCTGGGGTCCCTGGAGCTGCCCAGCGAGGGGACCCTCTCCCCCAACCACGCTG GGGTGTCCAATGACACGTCTTCACTGGAGACTGAGCGCGGGTTTGAGGAGTTGCCCCTCTGCAGCTGCCGCATGGAGGCGCCCAAGATTGACCGCATCAGCGAGAGAGCGGGGCACAAGTGCATGGCCACGGAGAGTGTGGATGGAGAG CTGTCAGGCTGCAATGCTGCAATCCTCAAGCGGGAGACCATGAGGCCATCAAGCCGAGTGGCACTGATGGTGCTCTGTGAGACCCACCGCGCCCGCATGGTCAAACACCACTGCTGCCCGGGCTGTGGCTACTTCTGTACAGCG GGCACCTTCCTGGAGTGCCACCCCGACTTCCGTGTGGCCCACCGCTTCCACAAGGCCTGTGTGTCCCAGCTGAATGGGATGGTTTTCTGTCCTCACTGTGGGGAGGACGCATCTGAAGCCCAGGAGGTGACCATCCCCCGGGGAGACGGGGTGACCCCACCAGCCGGCACTGCcgcccctgcccccccacccctggcccaggATGCCCCTGGAAGAGCAGACACTTCCCAGCCCAG CGCCCGGATGCGAGGGCATGGGGAGCCCCGGCGCCCACCCTGTGACCCTCTGGCTGACACCATCGACAGCTCAGGGCCCTCCCTGACCCTGCCCAATGGGGGCTGCCTCTCAGCCGTGGGGCTGCCACCTGGGCCAGGCCGGGAGGCCCTGGAGAAGGCCCTGGTCATCCAGGAGTCAGAGAG GCGGAAGAAACTCCGTTTCCACCCCCGGCAGTTGTACCTGTCAGTGAAGCAGGGGGAGCTGCAGAAGGTGATCCTCATGCTGT TGGACAACCTGGACCCCAACTTCCAGAGCGACCAGCAGAGCAAGCGCACGCCTCTGCATGCAGCCGCCCAGAAGGGCTCCGTGGAGATCTGCCACGTGCTGCTGCAG GCTGGAGCCAATATCAATGCAGTGGACAAGCAGCAGCGGACGCCGCTGATGGAGGCCGTGGTGAACAACCACCTGGAGGTTGCACGCTACATGGTACAGCGCGGTGGCTGTGTCTACAGCAAG GAGGAAGACGGTTCCACCTGTCTCCACCACGCAGCCAAAATTGGGAACTTGGAGATGGTCAGCCTGCTGCTCAGCACAGGACAGGTGGACGTCAATGCCCAG GACAGTGGGGGGTGGACACCCATCATCTGGGCCGCAGAGCACAAGCACATCGAGGTGATCCGCATGCTGCTGACACGGGGCGCTGACGTCACCCTCACGGACAAC gAGGAAAACATCTGCCTGCACTGGGCTTCCTTCACCGGCAGTGCCGCCATCGCCGAGGTGCTACTGAACGCCCGCTGCGACCTCCATGCTGTGAACTACCATGGGGACACGCCCCTGCACATCGCAGCCCGGGAGAGCTACCACGACTGCGTGCT gTTGTTCCTGTCACGTGGGGCAAACCCTGAACTTCGGAACAAGGAGGGGGACACAGCATGGGACCTGACTCCTGAGCGCTCTGACGTGTGGTTTGCACTCCAGCTCAACCGCAAGCTTCGGCTCGGGGTGGGAAATCGGGCCATCCGCACGGAGAGGATCATCTGCCG GGATGTGGCTCGGGGCTACGAGAATGTGCCCATTCCCTGTGTCAACGGCGTGGACGGGGAGCCCTGCCCCGAGGATTACAAGTACATCTCAGAGAACTGCGAGACGTCCACCATGAACATCGACCGCAACATCACCCACCTGCAG CACTGCACGTGTGTGGACGACTGCTCCAGCTCCAACTGCCTGTGTGGCCAGCTCAGCATCCGCTGCTGGTATGATAAG GACGGGCGGCTGCTCCAGGAATTTAACAAGATCGAGCCGCCGCTGATTTTTGAGTGTAACCAGGCGTGCTCCTGCTGGAGGAACTGCAAGAACCGCGTAGTGCAGAGCGGCATCAA GGTGCGACTGCAGCTCTACCGAACAGCCAAGATGGGCTGGGGGGTGCGCGCCCTGCAGACCATCCCCCAGGGGACCTTCATCTGCGA GTATGTCGGGGAGCTGATCTCCGATGCTGAGGCCGATGTGAGAGAGGATGATTCTTATCTCTTCGACTTAGACAACAAG GATGGAGAGGTGTACTGCATTGATGCTCGTTACTATGGCAACATCAGCCGCTTCATCAACCACCTGTGTGACCCCAACATCATCCCCGTCCGGGTCTTCATGCTGCACCAAGACCTGCGATTTCCACGCATTGCCTTCTTCAGTTCCCGAGACATCCGGactggggaggagctggg GTTTGACTATGGTGACCGCTTCTGGGACATCAAAAGCAAATATTTCACCTGCCAGTGTGGCTCTGAGAAGTGCAAGCACTCAGCCGAGGCCATCGCCCTGGAGCAGAGCCGCCTGGCCCGCCTGGACCCCCACCCTGAGCTGCTGCCTGAGCTCAGCTCCCTGCCCCCCGTCAACCCCTGA
- the EHMT2 gene encoding histone-lysine N-methyltransferase EHMT2 isoform X1 gives MRGLPRGRGLMRARGRGRAAPPGSRGRGRGGPHRGRGRPRSLLSLPRAQASWAPQLPTGLTSPPIPCVPSQGEAPAEMGALVLEKEPRGATERVHGSLGDTPRSEETLPKANPDSLEPAGPSSPASVTVTVGDEGADTPVGATPLIGEEPENLEGDGDLHGGRILLGHATKSFPSSPSKGSACPSRAKMSMTGAGKSPPSVQSLAMRLLSMPGAQGAVAAGPEPPPATAGPEGPPKVHRARKTMSKPGNGQPPVPEKRPPEVQHFRMSDDVHSLGKVTSDVAKRRKLNAGGGLSEELGSARGSGEVTLEKGDPGSLEEWETVVGDDFSLYYDSYSVDERVDSDSKSEVEALAEQLSEEEEEEEEEEEEEEEEEEEEEEEEEDEESGNQSDRSGSSGRRKAKKKWRKDSPWVKPSRKRRKREPPRAKEPRGVNGVGSSGPSEYMEVPLGSLELPSEGTLSPNHAGVSNDTSSLETERGFEELPLCSCRMEAPKIDRISERAGHKCMATESVDGELSGCNAAILKRETMRPSSRVALMVLCETHRARMVKHHCCPGCGYFCTAGTFLECHPDFRVAHRFHKACVSQLNGMVFCPHCGEDASEAQEVTIPRGDGVTPPAGTAAPAPPPLAQDAPGRADTSQPSARMRGHGEPRRPPCDPLADTIDSSGPSLTLPNGGCLSAVGLPPGPGREALEKALVIQESERRKKLRFHPRQLYLSVKQGELQKVILMLLDNLDPNFQSDQQSKRTPLHAAAQKGSVEICHVLLQAGANINAVDKQQRTPLMEAVVNNHLEVARYMVQRGGCVYSKEEDGSTCLHHAAKIGNLEMVSLLLSTGQVDVNAQDSGGWTPIIWAAEHKHIEVIRMLLTRGADVTLTDNEENICLHWASFTGSAAIAEVLLNARCDLHAVNYHGDTPLHIAARESYHDCVLLFLSRGANPELRNKEGDTAWDLTPERSDVWFALQLNRKLRLGVGNRAIRTERIICRDVARGYENVPIPCVNGVDGEPCPEDYKYISENCETSTMNIDRNITHLQHCTCVDDCSSSNCLCGQLSIRCWYDKDGRLLQEFNKIEPPLIFECNQACSCWRNCKNRVVQSGIKVRLQLYRTAKMGWGVRALQTIPQGTFICEYVGELISDAEADVREDDSYLFDLDNKDGEVYCIDARYYGNISRFINHLCDPNIIPVRVFMLHQDLRFPRIAFFSSRDIRTGEELGFDYGDRFWDIKSKYFTCQCGSEKCKHSAEAIALEQSRLARLDPHPELLPELSSLPPVNP, from the exons ATGCGGGGTCTACCGAGAGGGAGGGGGTTGATGCGGGCCCGGGGGAGGGGTCGTGCGGCCCCTCCGGGCAGCCGAGGCCGCGGAAGGGGGGGCCCCCATAGAGGAAGAGGTAGGCCCCGGAGCCTACTCTCTCTTCCCAGGGCCCAGGCGTCCTGGGCCCCCCAACTTCCTACTGGGCTGACCAGTCCTCCTATCCCTTGTGTCCCCTCCCAGGGGGAGGCCCCTGCTGAGATGGGGGCGCTGGTGCTGGAGAAGGAGCCCAGAGGAGCCACCGAGAGAG TTCATGGCTCTTTGGGGGACACCCCTCGTAGTGAGGAGACTCTGCCCAAGGCCAACCCTGACTCCCTGGAGCCTGCTGGCCCCTCATCCCCAGCCTCTGTCACCGTGACCGTCGGCGATGAGGGGGCTGACACCCCTGTAGGGGCCACACCACTTATCGGGGAAGAACCTGAGAATCTCGAGGGAGATGGGGACCTCCATGGGGGCCGCATCCTGCTGG GCCATGCCACAAAGTCGTTCCCGTCTTCCCCCAGCAAGGGGAGTGCCTGTCCCAGCCGGGCCAAGATGTCAATGACAGGGGCTGGAAAATCACCCCCATCAGTCCAAAGTTTGGCTATGAGGCTGCTGAGTATGCCAGGGGCTCAGGGGGCAGTGGCAGCAGGACCTGAACCCCCTCCTGCTACAGCCGGCCCAGAGGGGCCACCCAAGGTCCACCGAGCCAGGAAAACCATGTCCAAACCCGGCAACGGACAG CCCCCAGTCCCTGAGAAGCGGCCCCCTGAAGTGCAGCATTTCCGCATGAGTGATGACGTGCACTCCCTGGGGAAGGTCACCTCAG ATGTGGCCAAGAGGAGGAAGCTGAACGCAGGAGGTGGCCTG TCAGAGGAGTTGGGCTCTGCCCGGGGTTCGGGAGAAGTGACCCTGGAGAAGGGAGACCCTGggtccctggaggagtgggagacAGTAGTGGGTGACGACTTCAGCCTCTACTATGATTCCTACTCTGTAGATGAGCGTGTGGACTCTGACAGCAAG TCTGAGGTTGAAGCTCTCGCTGAACAACTGagcgaggaagaggaggaggaggaagaggaagaagaggaagaagaagaggaagaggaggaagaagaggaagaagaagaagatgaggagTCAGGCAATCAGTCAGACAGA agtGGTTCCAGCGGCCGGCGCAAAGCCAAGAAGAAATGGCGGAAGGACAGCCCCTGGGTGAAGCCATCACGGAAACGGCGGAAGCGGGAGCCTCCGAGGGCCAAGGAGCCACGAG GAGTGAATGGTGTGGGCTCCTCAGGCCCCAGTGAGTACATGGAGGTCCCTCTGGGGTCCCTGGAGCTGCCCAGCGAGGGGACCCTCTCCCCCAACCACGCTG GGGTGTCCAATGACACGTCTTCACTGGAGACTGAGCGCGGGTTTGAGGAGTTGCCCCTCTGCAGCTGCCGCATGGAGGCGCCCAAGATTGACCGCATCAGCGAGAGAGCGGGGCACAAGTGCATGGCCACGGAGAGTGTGGATGGAGAG CTGTCAGGCTGCAATGCTGCAATCCTCAAGCGGGAGACCATGAGGCCATCAAGCCGAGTGGCACTGATGGTGCTCTGTGAGACCCACCGCGCCCGCATGGTCAAACACCACTGCTGCCCGGGCTGTGGCTACTTCTGTACAGCG GGCACCTTCCTGGAGTGCCACCCCGACTTCCGTGTGGCCCACCGCTTCCACAAGGCCTGTGTGTCCCAGCTGAATGGGATGGTTTTCTGTCCTCACTGTGGGGAGGACGCATCTGAAGCCCAGGAGGTGACCATCCCCCGGGGAGACGGGGTGACCCCACCAGCCGGCACTGCcgcccctgcccccccacccctggcccaggATGCCCCTGGAAGAGCAGACACTTCCCAGCCCAG CGCCCGGATGCGAGGGCATGGGGAGCCCCGGCGCCCACCCTGTGACCCTCTGGCTGACACCATCGACAGCTCAGGGCCCTCCCTGACCCTGCCCAATGGGGGCTGCCTCTCAGCCGTGGGGCTGCCACCTGGGCCAGGCCGGGAGGCCCTGGAGAAGGCCCTGGTCATCCAGGAGTCAGAGAG GCGGAAGAAACTCCGTTTCCACCCCCGGCAGTTGTACCTGTCAGTGAAGCAGGGGGAGCTGCAGAAGGTGATCCTCATGCTGT TGGACAACCTGGACCCCAACTTCCAGAGCGACCAGCAGAGCAAGCGCACGCCTCTGCATGCAGCCGCCCAGAAGGGCTCCGTGGAGATCTGCCACGTGCTGCTGCAG GCTGGAGCCAATATCAATGCAGTGGACAAGCAGCAGCGGACGCCGCTGATGGAGGCCGTGGTGAACAACCACCTGGAGGTTGCACGCTACATGGTACAGCGCGGTGGCTGTGTCTACAGCAAG GAGGAAGACGGTTCCACCTGTCTCCACCACGCAGCCAAAATTGGGAACTTGGAGATGGTCAGCCTGCTGCTCAGCACAGGACAGGTGGACGTCAATGCCCAG GACAGTGGGGGGTGGACACCCATCATCTGGGCCGCAGAGCACAAGCACATCGAGGTGATCCGCATGCTGCTGACACGGGGCGCTGACGTCACCCTCACGGACAAC gAGGAAAACATCTGCCTGCACTGGGCTTCCTTCACCGGCAGTGCCGCCATCGCCGAGGTGCTACTGAACGCCCGCTGCGACCTCCATGCTGTGAACTACCATGGGGACACGCCCCTGCACATCGCAGCCCGGGAGAGCTACCACGACTGCGTGCT gTTGTTCCTGTCACGTGGGGCAAACCCTGAACTTCGGAACAAGGAGGGGGACACAGCATGGGACCTGACTCCTGAGCGCTCTGACGTGTGGTTTGCACTCCAGCTCAACCGCAAGCTTCGGCTCGGGGTGGGAAATCGGGCCATCCGCACGGAGAGGATCATCTGCCG GGATGTGGCTCGGGGCTACGAGAATGTGCCCATTCCCTGTGTCAACGGCGTGGACGGGGAGCCCTGCCCCGAGGATTACAAGTACATCTCAGAGAACTGCGAGACGTCCACCATGAACATCGACCGCAACATCACCCACCTGCAG CACTGCACGTGTGTGGACGACTGCTCCAGCTCCAACTGCCTGTGTGGCCAGCTCAGCATCCGCTGCTGGTATGATAAG GACGGGCGGCTGCTCCAGGAATTTAACAAGATCGAGCCGCCGCTGATTTTTGAGTGTAACCAGGCGTGCTCCTGCTGGAGGAACTGCAAGAACCGCGTAGTGCAGAGCGGCATCAA GGTGCGACTGCAGCTCTACCGAACAGCCAAGATGGGCTGGGGGGTGCGCGCCCTGCAGACCATCCCCCAGGGGACCTTCATCTGCGA GTATGTCGGGGAGCTGATCTCCGATGCTGAGGCCGATGTGAGAGAGGATGATTCTTATCTCTTCGACTTAGACAACAAG GATGGAGAGGTGTACTGCATTGATGCTCGTTACTATGGCAACATCAGCCGCTTCATCAACCACCTGTGTGACCCCAACATCATCCCCGTCCGGGTCTTCATGCTGCACCAAGACCTGCGATTTCCACGCATTGCCTTCTTCAGTTCCCGAGACATCCGGactggggaggagctggg GTTTGACTATGGTGACCGCTTCTGGGACATCAAAAGCAAATATTTCACCTGCCAGTGTGGCTCTGAGAAGTGCAAGCACTCAGCCGAGGCCATCGCCCTGGAGCAGAGCCGCCTGGCCCGCCTGGACCCCCACCCTGAGCTGCTGCCTGAGCTCAGCTCCCTGCCCCCCGTCAACCCCTGA